GGCAGCACTGCCGCCGACACCGCGCTCATCCTCCGCGATCTGCGCGAGCACGCCATCGGCAGCGTGATCCTCTTCGACATCGACATGACCGGCACGATCGACTCCGGCCAGCCCGGCGGTCGCAACGTGAAGTCGCCCGAACAGCTGCGCGCGCTCGTCACGCATCTCCAATCGCACGCGCGCCTGCCGTTGCTCGTGGCAATCGACCAGGAAGGCGGCCGCGTCAACCGCCTGAAGCCCGCCTACGGTTTTCCCGAGACGATTTCCGCCGAGGAACTCGGCCAGCGCGACGACCTCGCTTTCACGCGCGCGCAATCCGAGGCGACCGCGCGCACGCTCGCGGCGGCCGGCATCAACTTCAACCTCGCGCCCGTCGTCGACCTCGACGCCAACCCCGACAACCCGATCATCAAGGGCAAGCGCCGCAGTTTCGCCGCCGATCCGGAAAAGGTCGCGCGCCACGCCGCCGAATGGGTGCGCGGCCACCGCGCGCACGGCGTGCTGAGTTGCGCGAAGCATTTCCCCGGACATGGCAGCGCCGCCGGCGACACGCACCTCGGCCTCGTCGACGTCACCGCGACGTGGCACGAACGCGAACTCACGCCGTTCGCGCGACTCATCACGGGCGGGCTCGGCGACGCGTTCATGAGCGCGCACGTGTTCAACGCCCGGCTCGATCCCGCCCTGCCCGCCACGCTCTCGCGCGCGGTGATCACGGATTTGCTGCGCAACAAACTCGGCTTCCGCGGCGTCGTGCTCAGCGACGACATGGAAATGAAAGCCATCTCCGCGCACTACGGCCTCGAGAACGCCGTCGTCTCCGCCGTGAGCGCGGGCGTCGACCTGCTCTGCTTCGGCAACAACATGAGCTACGATCCCGACATCGCACCGAAAGTCATCGCGTTGATCGAACGCGCCGTGGCCGACGGCCGCATCGCCGCCGCGCGCATCGAGGAGTCCTGCGCCCGCGTGCTCGCGCTGAAGCGCAGCGCGGGACTGATCACTTGAACATGAGTCACCCCGCCCGCTCCTTTTGGTGGAGCGCATTGACCCCAATGCGCTCGTCTCTCGAACTCGTTGAGGTCAACGCGTTCCACCTCGGCCGCCTTGTCGCAATTGCGACCGCTCTTCTCTTCCTCGCCGGCTGCGCGCACCGCCCCGGCACGCTCAACAAGCGCAGCGGCGACGAGATCGTCGTCGCCGGCCAGCTCTTCCACACCGGCACGAAAGTCGTCACCTGGATGGATCCGGGCGGCTACGACGCCTACCGCGTGGAGCGCCGCTTCGCCCCCTACGAGCAAAGCAGCTGGGAAAAAACGCAGGAGGCCAAGGTCAGCTACAAGGACCCCAATCGCTACGGCCTGCGCTCGCAAAAACTCTCGCCCGAGGAAATCGAGCGCGTGCGCGGCGGCGGCTGGGATTTGCCGCTGCTGCAGCGCACCGTCGACCAGTTCGTGATCCACTTCGACGTGTGCGGCATCGCCAAGCAGTGCTTCAACATCCTGCACGACCACCGCGGACTCAGCGTGCACTTCATGTTAGATCTCGACGGCACGATCTACCAGACGCTCGACCTCAAGGAGCGCGCCTACCACGCCACTACGTCCAACCACCGCAGCGTGGGCATCGAGATCGCCAACATGGGCGCCTACGGCCCCGGCGACACGAAGACGCTCGACGCGTGGTATGAACGCGCCCCCGACGGCCGCCCGCGCATCAAAATTCCGGCGAAACTCGGCGACCCGATGATCCGCACCGCCGGCTTCGTCGGCGCGCCCGCGCGCGCCGAGCCCGTGCGCGGCACGATCCAAGGCCAGGACCTCGTCCAATACGACCTCACGCCCGAGCAATACAAGGCGCTGATCAAACTCACCGCCGCGCTCCACCGCGTATTTCCCAAGATCAAACTCGACTATCCGCGCGGCCCCGACGGCAAACTTCTCCCGAAGAAACTCCCCGACGACGAACTAGCGCGCTACGAAGGCGTGCTCGGCCACTACCACGTGCAGACGAACAAGGTCGACCCGGGTCCGGCGTTCGACTGGGACAAGGTCATCCTCGGCGCCCGCCGCCTGGTGCCGTAAGGCACAAGCGAGCGCTGCGTGCGCCGCGAACGAACTGGTCGTTTAACCACGGATTGCACGGATGAAATGCCACGGCACCGTCGCGCGATCCGTGAAATCCGTGGTCAAAAGCAGTCTGCGCAGCCGCGACGCCTGTTTGGCTCGCCAGCGTGACTTCTTACGCCGCTTTTTTCCCGAACGCCGGGTCGATCGTTTTCGCCACGAGGGCGACGGCGAAGAACGACGGCAGCGTCGCGGCGAGGACCCAGATGAAGAATTTCACGTAGCCGAGGTGATCCTCGATCCAGCCGGCCGCCATGCCGGGCAGCATCATGCCGAGCGCCATGAAGCCCGTGCAAATCGCGTAGTGCGCCGTCTTGTGCGCGCCTTCGGCGACCTTGATCATGTAGAGCATGTAGGCAGTGAAACCGAAACCGTAGCCGAATTGCTCCACCGCGATCGCGGTCGACACGACCCACAAACTCGACGGCTGGTAAAGCGCGAGCACGAGGAACGCCACGATCGGCGTGTGCATCGAGAAAATCATCGGCCACAACAGCCGGCGCAAACCGGCGCGCGAGATCGCCCAGCCACCGACGAGTCCGCCGCACGTGAGCGCGATGATGCCGACCGTGCCGTAGGCGATGCCGAGCTGCTCGTTCGTGAGGCCGAGACCGCCGGACTCGCGTTTATCGAGCAGGAACGGCGAAAGCAGTTTCAGCGCTTGCGACTCGGCGAGGCGATAAACGAGCAGGAAAAACAGGATCAGGCCGATGCCGGGTCGGTCGAAAAAGGAGCGGAACACCGCGAAAAATTCCCGCAGCGTGTCCGTGCCCTGCGCCGTCGCGCGGTCCGCGTCTGGACGCGGCAGCACGAAGCAGTGCAGCGCGCCGAGCACGCAGAACACCGCAGCGAGCAGGCCGAACACAAGCGACCAAGCCGTCACCACGCTGCCCGTCGACGCGATGAGTTTGCCTGCCAGATAAACGAGTCCGCCCTGCGCCGACAGCGTCGCGAGCCGGTAGAACGTGGTGCGCACACCGACGAATGCCGCCTGATCGCCGGTAGAAATCGCCAGCAGGTAGAAGCCATCCGCCGCAATATCGTGCGTGGCCGAGGCGAACGCCATCAGCCAGAACACTGCGAGCGAGAGCTGGAAGAATTTCGGGGCCGGCAACGTCAGCGCCACGAGTGCGAACGAGACCCCGATCACGAACTGCAGCGTCCAAATCCAGAATCGCTTCGTGCGAAAGAGATCAACCACCGGCGACCACAGCGGCTTGATGACCCAAGGCAGATAGAGCCAGCTGGTGTAGAGCGCGATATCGGTGTTGGAGAGGCCGAGGTTCTTGTAGAGCACCGTCGAGAGCGACATCACGACGACGTAAGGCACGCCCTCCGCGAAATAGAGCGTGGGGATCCACGACCAGGGGTTGCGGGCGGACAGTTGCGGGGCGGGGCTAGGCATGGGAACCAATCGTGCTCGTTCTCCTACTCGTTCTCATTCTCATTCTCGTTCTCGCGCCTCGCGTCGCTCGCACCCGGCAAAGCGGAGCCGAGAGAACGAGAATGAGAATGAGAACGAGAACGATTCATGGGGCGGCTATTGGCGGGGCACCGTCAGCGTCGCGCGCGGACCTTCGTTGCCGAGGCGGTTGACGGCGCTGATCGCGACCGCTTCGACGTCAGGCGCGAGCGTGATGGTGGTCTGGCGGGCGGATTGGACGGCGAGATTCCACTGCGTGCCGCGCCGCGTCCACACGGCGAAGAGCGCGGCATCGGACGCGGCGGCGATCTTCACCTTGCCGTCGGCGGTGCGCGCGAGCGTCGGCGCGGCGGGTGCCTTCGTGCCGAGCCAAGTCGCGGCGGGCACGAGCGCGGGCGTGGCGTAGAGCGGCGCGAGTTTTTCGACGATGCCCTTGCGGCCGTCCATGAACGCGACGGCGCTGAAGTGCACGTGGCCGCCGGCGCCGGGACGGGCCCGCGTCAGCGCGATTTGTTCCGTGATGTCGGTCGGCGACCATTTTTTCTCGTCGCTGATGGCGCTGGTGAACAGGCCGGCGTAGATCGCGCGGCCGGCGCGGTTCTGCGCGATCCAGTAGTCGAGCAACACGGGGAAGGACTGCTCCTTGCTCGCGAGCGGCCAGTAAATCTGCGGCACGAAGTAATCGAGCCAGCCGCGCTCGAGCCAGAGTTCCACGTCGGCGTAGAGCTTGTCGTATTGGCTGAAGCCCTTGATGCCCGCCGGGCGGCGATCGGGGCGGCCGAGGCCGAACGGGCTGACGCCGAACTGCACCCACGGTTTCTCGGCGTGCACGGCGGCGTGAATCTTTTCCACGAGGCGGTCGACGTTCTCGCGGCGCCAGTCGGCGCGGGCGAGCTTGCCGCCGGCCTTGCGGTAGGCCTGCCAGGCCGGGTCGTCGGGGAAATCGATCTCCTCCGCCTTCGCGTCCTTCGGCGCGTTGGCCGGGAGGGGCTTCGCGATCGGATAGGGATAGAAGTAGTCGTCGATGTGCACGCCATCGACGTCGTAGCGGCGCACGACGTCGCGGATGACGGCGAGCGTGCGCTCGGCGGCGAACGTCTCGCCGGGATCCATCCAGAGATACTCGCCGTATTTCTTCACCGCGCGCGGGTGGGTGTTCGCGATGTGCGATTTGGCGAGCGGCGACTTCGCCTCGTGGTGGCGCGCGCGGTAAGGGTTGAACCACGCGTGGAGTTCGAGGCCGCGCTTGTGCGCCTCCTCGATCCAAACGGCGAGCGGATCGTAGCCGGGCGATTTGCCCTGCGTGCCGGTGAGATACTCGGACCACGGCTCGAGGTCGGACTTGTAGAACGCGTCGGCGGCCGGGCGGACCTGGAAGATGACGGCGTTCAGGTGGAGCGCCTTGGTGCGGTCGAGGATCGCGACGATCTCGGCGCGCTGCTGCGCGGCGGTGAGACCCTTCTTGCTCGGCCAATCGATGTTGTTGACCGTCGCGACCCAGACGCCGCGAAATTCACGCGGCGCGGGCGGGGCGAGTTCCTCGGCGACGGGCGGGACGGGTTTGGCCGGGGGCGTCGGTTTCGTGGCGCAGCCGGCGATGAACAACACGGCAACGGCCGCCAGGAGGCGGTGGAAGCACGGCATCATGACTGGAGCGCAGCGCGGACGTTGCCCTGCACGGCGGCGAGCGCGGCCTCGGCGGCGGCGGCATCGAGTTGGCGGCGCAGCATGACGATGGCGACCTTCACGCGGTAACGGCAGGATTCGAGCGCGGCTTTCGCATCGGCGTCGGTCGCGCCGGTGGCGCGCACCGTCAGCGCGATGGCGCGGCGGTAGAGTTTCTCGTTCGTCGGCATGACGTCGACCATCAGGTTGCCGTAGACCTTGTGGAGGCGAACCATGATCGCGCTGGAAAGCGTGTTGAGGGCGATCTTCTGCGCGGTGCCGGCCTTGAGGCGCGTGCTGCCGGAGATGACTTCGCTGCCGGTGTCGAGCGTGACGCCGATCTCGGCGGCGGCGGCGACGGGGGAATTCGGATTGTTGGCGAGGCCGATCGTGAGCGCGCCGGCGGCGCGGGCGGCTTCGAGCCCGCCGAGCACGTAGGGCGTGCGGCCGGAAGCAGCGAGGCCGATGACAACGTCGTTCGCGGTCGGCGCGACGGCGCGCACGTCGGCGGCGCCTTGCGCGTGGTTGTCCTCGGCGCCCTCGACGGCGACGAAGAGCGCGTTGCGTCCGCCGGCGAGGAGCGCGACGGCGCGCTCATTCGGCCAGGAGAACGTCGGCCAGAGCTCGACGCCGTCGAGCAAGCCGAGGCGGCCGGAGGTGCCGGCGCCGACGTAGATGAGGCGGCCGCCACGCGCGAGGCGGGGCGCGGCAGCATCGACGGCACGGGCGAGCGAGGCGCGGGCGGCATCCACGACGCGGGCGGCGAAGACTTGATCTTCGGTGAACGCGGCGACGAGTTGCTCCGTCGGATAAAGGTCGAGTTCGGGGTGGCGGCTGTCCGGCTGCTCGGTGTTCAGCATGAGAAAATTTCGGGAGGGATCGCCATCCTCCTTCGCCGAGGCTTCGGAGAACAAGCGGCGCGCGAGGAGGTGACGGCGGGACAATCCTGCGTTGCTGCGGCTGGTTCAACCGTTCATTTCGTTTCGGCATGAGTTCTGGGCCGAAAGACGAACTGTGCGTGGGCGTGCTTTCGGGCACGAGCGTGGATGCCGTGGACGCGGCGCTGGTGCGGTTCGGTCCGCGCATCCAGTTGATCGCGACGCACACGCTGCCCTACCCGCCGGAATTGCGCGCGGAGCTGATCGCGCTCGCGGTGCCGGGCGCGAACGAGATCGACCGGCTCGGCGCGGCGGACGTCGCGGTGGGCCGGCACTTCGCGCGCGCGGTGAACGAGCTGATCGCGTTCGCCGGTCGCGAGCGCGAGGACATCTGCGCCATCGGCAGCCACGGGCAGACGGTGCGGCACCGGCCGGGATTGGCGACGCCGTTCACCTTGCAGGTCGGCGATCCGAACACGATCGCGGCGGAGACCGGCGTGCCCGTCGTGGCGGATTTTCGGAGAAAAGACATGGCGCTCGGCGGCCAGGGTGCGCCGCTCGTGCCAGCGTTCCATAACGCGGTGTTCCGCAGCCGGCGCGAGGCGCGCGCGGTGGTGAACATCGGCGGCATCGCCAACATCACGCTGCTGCCGGCCGATCCCAACGCGCTCGTGCTCGGCTACGACACCGGCCCGGGCAACACGCTGCTCGACGCGTGGTGCCGCAAACAGCTCGGCGAGCCGATGGACCGCGACGGGGCGTTCGCGGCGCGCGGGAAGGTGCGCGAGGACTTGCTGCGCGCGTGGCTGGCCGACGAATTTTTCGCGCGCCCGGCGCCGAAGAGCACGGGGCCGGAGTATTTTTCGCCCGCGTGGCTCGAGGCCCGCGTGGGCGACGCCGCGCCGGCAGACGTGCAGGCCACGCTCGTCGCGCTGACAGCGCAGAGCATCAGCGACGCGATCCGGACGCGCATCGGTTTCGAGCACGCCGGTGTCTTCGTCTGTGGCGGCGGCGCGCAGAATCCCACGCTGATGCGCGCGATCGCGGAGCGGTTGCCGCGCTGCAAAGTGCAAACCACCGAGGCGCTCGGCATCGAGCCCGGCTGGGTGGAGGCGATGGCTTTCGCGTGGCTGGCGCGGCAGCGGGTGCACGCGCAGGCGGGGAATTGTCCCGCCGTGACCGGCGCCAAGCGACCCGCGGTGCTCGGCGGGTTGTGGCTGCCGGAGTGAAGCAAGGGCGGTTGCGAACAACCGCCCCGGCCGACTCGTTCAGAGGATCGCGCGCACTCCCGGCAGGCGGCGCAGCGCGGCGGTTACCGCCCAGCTGAGGCCGATGCCCCCGGCCGTGACGGCGACGGCCTTCACCAGGCCCGGCACCTCGACGGTGAGAAACGCGTATTGGAGCCAGATGACGACCACGTAGTGCACGAGATACATGCCGTAGGCGTTGCGGCGGAGGCTCGCCCAAATCGCGTTTTCGACGCCCTTCCGGGCCGCCCATGCGAACAGGCTGGTGCTCGTGACCACGCCGCTCACGGCCATCAACACGCCGGCCGAGAGGCCCCACGCGAGGGAGAACTCGCCGCGCGAGGCCTTGATGCCGTTCACGACCACGGCGACGACGAACGCGACGAAGACGATGCCCGCCGCGACTTGCCACAGCACCCAGCGGCGCGCGAGCGAGCCGGTCGGCGCCACGAGTTCGCGCGCGCCATCGCCGCGCCCGCCGAGCGCAACACCGTAGAAGAAATACGTCGCGTAGAGCAGCACGCGCGAGCTCTGCACGAAGAACGGACCCCAGCTCGCCCAGTGCATGTGATTCACCTTCATCACCACCGGAAGGTAGGCCAGCAACGCGGCCACGATCCACACGCCCACCAGACGTCCGGGCCGCGCGCGGCACCAATCACCCGCCCGCGTCAACGCCTCGAACACCCGCGGCAACGCGAGGTGCAACACCGCGGCCAGCGCGCTGAACGCCAGCAACACCCACAGAAACCACGCCGGACCGGCGGGCCAGTTCGGAAGCTTTGCCCACGCGTCGAAGAAGCCGGTGGCCGCCGTCACCGACTCGCGTTGAAGAAACGCCGGGTAGTAGGCCAGCGGCGCGAGCAAACCGGCGCTCACGATGAACGGCACTCCGAGCCGCGCGAAGCGATCGAGCAGGAAACCGCCCGCACCTTTGCGCGCGAGACTCGGACCCGTGAAGAGTCCGGCGAGCAAGAACATCAGCGCCATGAAGAACGAGTCGTTCCACAGCACCAACAGGTCGACGCCCTGGGCACGCGCGGCGTCGATGATGGGGAAAGCGCCCCAGATCAGGGTGCCGTCGAACGCGCCGAGTGGCGGCGCGTAGAGGAAATACGCCAGCACCGCATGGTGGGCGATCACGAGCAACGTGAGCAACGAGCGCAGGCGGTCGAGTGACGCGGCACGCCCGGCGGATGGTTCGGGAGCAGGATTTATCATGAGAAAATGGGTGGGCAAAGCTCACGCCTCGCACCACGGAAGCGGCGTCAGGATGCGCGATAGCAGGAGGTCTCGCGGTTAGTCGGGCGGACGCGCGATGCGCCGGCGCACGGCGCGCGCGTAGAGCGTCGTCGGCACGAGGCTCAGGACGACGATGAGCGCGCAGAAAATCAGCCAGTCGCGGCCGGCGTTGGGATCGGCCATCATGCGCTGCGCAAAGCTGTCGTTGGCGTGCGGCGCCAGCGCGAACGGCGCGGCGGCGATGTGGTGGGAGAACGCGAGGTTGGCGCTGCGCGCGGTTTCCCAACCCGTAGCCGAGAGGCCTCCCGAGGCGTGCCAGCCGACGGACACGGAGCCGACTGCCACGCCGCCGAAGCAAATCGCGCCGAGGCTGATGAGGCCGAGGTTGACGGCGCCGAGCGTGAGCGCACCGAGCGCGACGCCGCCCACGCTGACGAGGCCGACGGCCCAGCCACCGAAGGCGAAGAGCACGCCCACGGCGCGGTCGCCGCCGGCGATCCAGCCGACGGCGGGATTTTGCGAGGCATCGGGAGAGGAAAAGCGGATGTGCACCAGCGGCAGGCCAAGCAGGGTCGCGCGCGTGCGAAACTCAGCGAGACGCGAACCGATGCGATCGGACGGATGCGAAAACTTCTCCGGCTCGCGCAGCCGCTCGGCCGAGCGCAGCTCGCGACTGATGCGGAGCGCGCGGACCATGGCGAACGACCAAACGACGGCGAAGCCCGCAACCGTGGTGTGGTGCACGGCGGCGATCGCCGGCAACTGCTCCGGCCAGCGCATGGCGGCGAGGCGCAGTCCGAAGATGAAGAGCAGAAAAGCGACAAAGCTGCCGAACAGCACGGCGGTCGTGACGACCACGACGCGCCGCTCGCGCGCGGTGCGCGCTTGATCGAGATTCATGCGCAGCGTCAGCACGGTCGTGATGAAGCCGCTGATCGAGGCGAGGATGGTCGCGAACAAGGCGAACTTCGCGAGGCCGCTCGCGCCTTTCGTCGCGGCGGCGGCAGCGGTTCCGGCCACGGCGGCCTTGGCGGGCGGCGATAACGCGGGCAGCGCGGCGAGCACGCCGACGGTGAAGACGCGGCCCGGCGTGCTGCGCGCGAGCGCGTCTTCGACGAGTGCGAGCACTTGCTCCTTGAGCATGTTGCGGCCGCGCGCGAGGCGCTGTTTCACGTTATCCTCGGTGAGATCGAGTTCGGCGGCGACGTGCTCGATCGAGCGGTGCTCGCGATAGAACAGAACGAGCGGCTCGCGGTAGGTTTCCGGCAGATCGCGCAGCGCCTGCCAGACGAGCGCTTGGTCGTCGCGATCGGCGGCGGCGGTATCGGCCGAAGGCAGGTCGCTCGGGAGCTC
This portion of the Opitutia bacterium genome encodes:
- a CDS encoding MFS transporter, translating into MPSPAPQLSARNPWSWIPTLYFAEGVPYVVVMSLSTVLYKNLGLSNTDIALYTSWLYLPWVIKPLWSPVVDLFRTKRFWIWTLQFVIGVSFALVALTLPAPKFFQLSLAVFWLMAFASATHDIAADGFYLLAISTGDQAAFVGVRTTFYRLATLSAQGGLVYLAGKLIASTGSVVTAWSLVFGLLAAVFCVLGALHCFVLPRPDADRATAQGTDTLREFFAVFRSFFDRPGIGLILFFLLVYRLAESQALKLLSPFLLDKRESGGLGLTNEQLGIAYGTVGIIALTCGGLVGGWAISRAGLRRLLWPMIFSMHTPIVAFLVLALYQPSSLWVVSTAIAVEQFGYGFGFTAYMLYMIKVAEGAHKTAHYAICTGFMALGMMLPGMAAGWIEDHLGYVKFFIWVLAATLPSFFAVALVAKTIDPAFGKKAA
- a CDS encoding N-acetylmuramoyl-L-alanine amidase, whose amino-acid sequence is MRSSLELVEVNAFHLGRLVAIATALLFLAGCAHRPGTLNKRSGDEIVVAGQLFHTGTKVVTWMDPGGYDAYRVERRFAPYEQSSWEKTQEAKVSYKDPNRYGLRSQKLSPEEIERVRGGGWDLPLLQRTVDQFVIHFDVCGIAKQCFNILHDHRGLSVHFMLDLDGTIYQTLDLKERAYHATTSNHRSVGIEIANMGAYGPGDTKTLDAWYERAPDGRPRIKIPAKLGDPMIRTAGFVGAPARAEPVRGTIQGQDLVQYDLTPEQYKALIKLTAALHRVFPKIKLDYPRGPDGKLLPKKLPDDELARYEGVLGHYHVQTNKVDPGPAFDWDKVILGARRLVP
- a CDS encoding acyltransferase — protein: MINPAPEPSAGRAASLDRLRSLLTLLVIAHHAVLAYFLYAPPLGAFDGTLIWGAFPIIDAARAQGVDLLVLWNDSFFMALMFLLAGLFTGPSLARKGAGGFLLDRFARLGVPFIVSAGLLAPLAYYPAFLQRESVTAATGFFDAWAKLPNWPAGPAWFLWVLLAFSALAAVLHLALPRVFEALTRAGDWCRARPGRLVGVWIVAALLAYLPVVMKVNHMHWASWGPFFVQSSRVLLYATYFFYGVALGGRGDGARELVAPTGSLARRWVLWQVAAGIVFVAFVVAVVVNGIKASRGEFSLAWGLSAGVLMAVSGVVTSTSLFAWAARKGVENAIWASLRRNAYGMYLVHYVVVIWLQYAFLTVEVPGLVKAVAVTAGGIGLSWAVTAALRRLPGVRAIL
- a CDS encoding sigma-70 family RNA polymerase sigma factor, producing MKAPEVMALLHTASDADLVAACLGGNRSAFEQIVERYQRLLCSLAYSSLGDVAASEDVAQETFVTAWLKLGELREPEKLRAWLCSILRFKISHARRRDGREPARGAEPLDHALELPSDLPSADTAAADRDDQALVWQALRDLPETYREPLVLFYREHRSIEHVAAELDLTEDNVKQRLARGRNMLKEQVLALVEDALARSTPGRVFTVGVLAALPALSPPAKAAVAGTAAAAATKGASGLAKFALFATILASISGFITTVLTLRMNLDQARTARERRVVVVTTAVLFGSFVAFLLFIFGLRLAAMRWPEQLPAIAAVHHTTVAGFAVVWSFAMVRALRISRELRSAERLREPEKFSHPSDRIGSRLAEFRTRATLLGLPLVHIRFSSPDASQNPAVGWIAGGDRAVGVLFAFGGWAVGLVSVGGVALGALTLGAVNLGLISLGAICFGGVAVGSVSVGWHASGGLSATGWETARSANLAFSHHIAAAPFALAPHANDSFAQRMMADPNAGRDWLIFCALIVVLSLVPTTLYARAVRRRIARPPD
- a CDS encoding anhydro-N-acetylmuramic acid kinase, with protein sequence MSSGPKDELCVGVLSGTSVDAVDAALVRFGPRIQLIATHTLPYPPELRAELIALAVPGANEIDRLGAADVAVGRHFARAVNELIAFAGREREDICAIGSHGQTVRHRPGLATPFTLQVGDPNTIAAETGVPVVADFRRKDMALGGQGAPLVPAFHNAVFRSRREARAVVNIGGIANITLLPADPNALVLGYDTGPGNTLLDAWCRKQLGEPMDRDGAFAARGKVREDLLRAWLADEFFARPAPKSTGPEYFSPAWLEARVGDAAPADVQATLVALTAQSISDAIRTRIGFEHAGVFVCGGGAQNPTLMRAIAERLPRCKVQTTEALGIEPGWVEAMAFAWLARQRVHAQAGNCPAVTGAKRPAVLGGLWLPE
- a CDS encoding family 10 glycosylhydrolase → MMPCFHRLLAAVAVLFIAGCATKPTPPAKPVPPVAEELAPPAPREFRGVWVATVNNIDWPSKKGLTAAQQRAEIVAILDRTKALHLNAVIFQVRPAADAFYKSDLEPWSEYLTGTQGKSPGYDPLAVWIEEAHKRGLELHAWFNPYRARHHEAKSPLAKSHIANTHPRAVKKYGEYLWMDPGETFAAERTLAVIRDVVRRYDVDGVHIDDYFYPYPIAKPLPANAPKDAKAEEIDFPDDPAWQAYRKAGGKLARADWRRENVDRLVEKIHAAVHAEKPWVQFGVSPFGLGRPDRRPAGIKGFSQYDKLYADVELWLERGWLDYFVPQIYWPLASKEQSFPVLLDYWIAQNRAGRAIYAGLFTSAISDEKKWSPTDITEQIALTRARPGAGGHVHFSAVAFMDGRKGIVEKLAPLYATPALVPAATWLGTKAPAAPTLARTADGKVKIAAASDAALFAVWTRRGTQWNLAVQSARQTTITLAPDVEAVAISAVNRLGNEGPRATLTVPRQ
- a CDS encoding glycoside hydrolase family 3 protein gives rise to the protein MSAPAFPSSLREKIGQMLLLGFKGSTAADTALILRDLREHAIGSVILFDIDMTGTIDSGQPGGRNVKSPEQLRALVTHLQSHARLPLLVAIDQEGGRVNRLKPAYGFPETISAEELGQRDDLAFTRAQSEATARTLAAAGINFNLAPVVDLDANPDNPIIKGKRRSFAADPEKVARHAAEWVRGHRAHGVLSCAKHFPGHGSAAGDTHLGLVDVTATWHERELTPFARLITGGLGDAFMSAHVFNARLDPALPATLSRAVITDLLRNKLGFRGVVLSDDMEMKAISAHYGLENAVVSAVSAGVDLLCFGNNMSYDPDIAPKVIALIERAVADGRIAAARIEESCARVLALKRSAGLIT
- the murQ gene encoding N-acetylmuramic acid 6-phosphate etherase encodes the protein MLNTEQPDSRHPELDLYPTEQLVAAFTEDQVFAARVVDAARASLARAVDAAAPRLARGGRLIYVGAGTSGRLGLLDGVELWPTFSWPNERAVALLAGGRNALFVAVEGAEDNHAQGAADVRAVAPTANDVVIGLAASGRTPYVLGGLEAARAAGALTIGLANNPNSPVAAAAEIGVTLDTGSEVISGSTRLKAGTAQKIALNTLSSAIMVRLHKVYGNLMVDVMPTNEKLYRRAIALTVRATGATDADAKAALESCRYRVKVAIVMLRRQLDAAAAEAALAAVQGNVRAALQS